The sequence CTTTCTCCGACATTATTATCTCCACATCAGGCGTGGACGTTTATTATGAACCAGCGGTAATTACCTTTAATGAGTTGGCTGCCACGCTCGATATTGCGCTTCAAAGTGTGTTGATTCAGCAGGATTATAGATGGGATCAGCTTGCTTTTGTTAGCGAGGTTATCACTCCAGCCCCAAGTACCAACTATAATGCAATCGGTCTTATTCTTAGGGACAGGGTAGGGAAGACCGCTCTTGATGCGCCCAATTTTCCTGCTGCAATTGACATAGGTTTATTTGATGTGAATCAGCTGTTTTTCATGAACCAGCGCGATTTAGGTAATGGCTTGAGAGCGACAGAGCGGACGAATTTTGAGATTACGAGCCTTCAGCTGCAAACAACTTCAGTTCCGGTTCTAGAGCCAGGTTCGCTAGCTCTACTTGGTTTAGGTCTAGTAGCCTTAAGTTTTAGGCGCCGCAAAGTAAATGTCTAAACTCACTTGTTAAGACAAAAGAAAACCTCAGCTATCCAGTTGAGGTTTTTTGCTATCTAGTGACTGGTAGTTTGGTCAGCGTTAGCAACTTCTATATTAAATTGCTAACGTTCTTGTCACCTAGCTTTCTGTTTGATCTGCTATTTCATGCGTATCGTCAATCTCGGTATCAAACTGAGTGCATAGTATTGCCTAGGCTTTTATGGCCTGGTAGCAGCTAAAACATTTGGACTCAGGGCAAAAACTATTTCTAGGCTTTTTTCTTTTGTACGATGCAGGTCATTTCGGCAGTCTTTTAGTCGGAATCTAGCTGTTAAAACATGGATGCCAGCTTTCGCGGTAGAGCCCCGCGAGCAGAGTGAGTGTGTTGGACATGACTATAGCGGGTGAGCTTTATTTTTTTCTCTTCGAGGTAACCCCATTACGAACAATTTTAGTTTGGCTTACTTTGTTGGTGCGTTGTTTACGGGTGTTGCTGGCGACTTTTTTGACTAAGTCGTCGCGTTTGCCTACTTCATAATCGGGTAGGTTGATGCGTTTAATGCTGCTGCCAATTAATTTTTCGATATTGTGCAGGGCGCGTTCTTCTTCGCGGCTAATAAAGGAGATGGCTTGGCCTTTGTTGCCGGCACGGCCGGTGCGGCCTATGCGGTGCACATAGTCTTCGGCCAGGTAGGGCAGGTTAAAGTTGACCACATGCTCTAAGCCTTGAATATCTAGGCCGCGAGCGGCTACCTCGGTGGCGACCAATACTTGAATTTTACCGGATTTAAAATCGGCGATGGCGCGGCGCCTAGTGCCTTGGCTTTTGTCGCCGTGGCATAGTGCGGCTTTTAATTTAACGATTTGCAGCGCGTGCATCAAGTTGTCGGCTTGCGCCTTGGTGCTGGTAAATACCAATACTTGAAACCAATGGTGCTTTGCAATTAACTCAATTAATAACTCGGCTTTGCGACGTTCTTCCACAGGGTAGGCGACGTGGTCTACGGTATCGGCGGTGGCGTTTGGTTTGGCGGCGCTCACTACTTTATGATTTTTGAGTCGTTTGTGGGCCAGCTCTTTTACCGCTTGTGACATGGTGGCGGAGAACAATAAGGTTTGGCAGCCTTTGCGGGTTTTTTGTAGCAGCTCGGTAACGTCGGCGACAAAACCCATATCCAGCATACGGTCGGCTTCATCCAGCACCACAAATTCGACGTTGGAGAGGTTTACCGTGCATTGCACGATATGTTCGAGTAAGCGGCCTGGGGTAGCGATGAGTATATCCACACCGGCGTTTAGCTTTTTCTCTTGGCTGCTGCTTTTAACGCCGCCGTAAATGGCGGTTACGGTTATGGGCGTAAACTGCGCATAGGCTTTGATGGTGTCACCTAATTGCTCCGCCAGCTCACGGGTGGGGGTTAGTATGAGTGCGCGCGGGCTGTTGGTTACCGTGGCCTTGGGGCGATCTAGCATTTGTTGCAGTATGGGTAGGGCGAAGGCGGCTGTTTTACCGGTGCCGGTTTGGGCATTAGCCAACACGTCTTGGCCGCGCCGCGCCGGGGGTATGGCCTGCTGCTGTATGGGGGTCATTTCCTTATAGCCACAGCTATCCAACGCTTTTTGCAGATTTGGCGCCAGGCCTAAAGATTTAAAGAGCATGTGCTGTCCTTGAATAATGTACGGGCTGGCTGCTGATGGCCAACGAGGAGCGCGATTATAGAGTGTTTAGGCCAGCACTGCTGGATTGATTTGGGGATGAAAGGGGTTGGTCAAAAAGTGCAGCGTGATCAAAAAAACACTCACTCTGGCCTCTTAACCCTCATTAAGGAGAGTTGCTCCCTCTTCTGGACCTAGGTGGCAGGCGGCAATACAGGCGGCTTGGTCGTAAATGCCGGATAACAGGCTGAGTGTGCGAGTAACCTCTGCCATATTCTGCTCACTGTCAGAAATCTTCTGTGTTAGTGGTACCAAAAGCTCTCGACGAAAAGCCGCGTACCTGTCTGTTGCCGCAATGCCTTGCTCTGAGATTTGGTACCTAACGCCCCGCTTATGGTTTGTATTCCCCTGTTTTTCTATTAATCCGGCCTTCATTAGCTTTCGAGTGGAATACTGGATATTGGAGGTATCATCGCGATTCATTAGCCTGGCAATGTCAGAGATGCTCTTTGGCCGATCATGTAAGCGTATTAGGTTGAGCATCGCATAATCCTGCCCATTACAATTCTCCGGCGCGGTATGGCTGCATGCTGTGCAGTCCTCCATCCAGCGGGAAAAGGCGGCATACCCTCTAAATAGCGCTAGTTCAAACTCTGTAAGGCTGATCTCATGGTCATTTCTGGCCAGATGCCAGTGTTTAT is a genomic window of Dasania marina DSM 21967 containing:
- a CDS encoding PEP-CTERM sorting domain-containing protein, producing the protein MRLLFALITGLLVAGPSLATPYTYNYSANYLYGGGEDTSVYSISDEAKAFSTITGTITFSDIIISTSGVDVYYEPAVITFNELAATLDIALQSVLIQQDYRWDQLAFVSEVITPAPSTNYNAIGLILRDRVGKTALDAPNFPAAIDIGLFDVNQLFFMNQRDLGNGLRATERTNFEITSLQLQTTSVPVLEPGSLALLGLGLVALSFRRRKVNV
- a CDS encoding DEAD/DEAH box helicase, whose protein sequence is MLFKSLGLAPNLQKALDSCGYKEMTPIQQQAIPPARRGQDVLANAQTGTGKTAAFALPILQQMLDRPKATVTNSPRALILTPTRELAEQLGDTIKAYAQFTPITVTAIYGGVKSSSQEKKLNAGVDILIATPGRLLEHIVQCTVNLSNVEFVVLDEADRMLDMGFVADVTELLQKTRKGCQTLLFSATMSQAVKELAHKRLKNHKVVSAAKPNATADTVDHVAYPVEERRKAELLIELIAKHHWFQVLVFTSTKAQADNLMHALQIVKLKAALCHGDKSQGTRRRAIADFKSGKIQVLVATEVAARGLDIQGLEHVVNFNLPYLAEDYVHRIGRTGRAGNKGQAISFISREEERALHNIEKLIGSSIKRINLPDYEVGKRDDLVKKVASNTRKQRTNKVSQTKIVRNGVTSKRKK
- a CDS encoding winged helix DNA-binding protein, with amino-acid sequence MPSNKMPDREETLDKHWHLARNDHEISLTEFELALFRGYAAFSRWMEDCTACSHTAPENCNGQDYAMLNLIRLHDRPKSISDIARLMNRDDTSNIQYSTRKLMKAGLIEKQGNTNHKRGVRYQISEQGIAATDRYAAFRRELLVPLTQKISDSEQNMAEVTRTLSLLSGIYDQAACIAACHLGPEEGATLLNEG